One region of Olleya sp. Hel_I_94 genomic DNA includes:
- a CDS encoding response regulator, translating into MKASIVIADDHPLMLRGLSDFITSRGFKIIGSAEDGQTAYNLIVKLKPDLALLDIRMPKMTGLEVAEACFKNELNTKIILITFDNEEHLFDRARACNVYGYILKEFAVEEIETCIKHVLKDEAYFSEEIASYLNSKVSFSSSNLLEILTPTELKVVKLLSDKLTSAEISKELASSTRTIEKHRSNIVKKLDLKKSHNELMLWANMNKDLIKNT; encoded by the coding sequence ATGAAAGCATCAATAGTAATAGCAGATGACCATCCTTTAATGCTTAGAGGATTATCTGATTTTATTACCTCTAGAGGATTTAAAATAATTGGAAGTGCCGAAGATGGACAAACTGCTTACAACTTAATAGTAAAACTAAAACCAGATTTAGCCTTACTTGACATTAGGATGCCAAAAATGACAGGTTTAGAAGTCGCTGAAGCTTGCTTTAAAAACGAATTAAACACCAAAATTATTCTTATTACATTTGATAACGAAGAACATTTATTTGATAGAGCTAGAGCTTGTAATGTTTATGGTTATATATTAAAAGAATTTGCGGTTGAAGAAATAGAAACCTGTATTAAGCATGTATTAAAAGATGAAGCTTATTTTAGCGAAGAGATTGCCTCATACTTAAATTCAAAAGTTAGTTTTTCTAGTTCTAATTTATTAGAAATATTAACACCTACCGAATTAAAGGTGGTTAAGTTACTGTCTGATAAATTAACCTCAGCCGAGATCTCAAAAGAATTAGCCAGCTCTACTAGAACCATTGAAAAGCACAGAAGTAATATTGTAAAAAAATTAGACTTAAAAAAATCGCATAACGAGCTTATGTTATGGGCTAATATGAATAAAGACCTAATTAAAAACACGTAG
- a CDS encoding retropepsin-like aspartic protease: protein MDQTLKDFLFAKDYIRVKLKLTKTNHFEIKASINGYKGLFILDTGASNSCVGFEAAKKFSLKKVKDSEILAAGAGAIGMVTQVSKNNTIKIGRLKIAKSALVLFDLSHVNTALINHNAQPVDGIIGADVLKKVKGIIDYEKKYLYLKKLV from the coding sequence ATGGACCAAACGCTTAAAGATTTTTTATTTGCTAAAGACTATATAAGAGTCAAATTAAAACTAACAAAAACTAATCATTTTGAAATCAAAGCGTCTATAAATGGTTATAAAGGCTTATTTATTTTAGATACTGGTGCATCAAATAGCTGTGTTGGTTTTGAGGCAGCTAAAAAATTTAGCTTAAAAAAAGTTAAAGATTCTGAAATATTAGCTGCAGGAGCTGGTGCAATAGGTATGGTTACTCAAGTATCTAAAAATAATACCATCAAAATTGGACGACTTAAAATAGCAAAGTCTGCTTTAGTATTATTTGATTTAAGTCACGTTAATACAGCATTAATCAATCATAACGCACAACCAGTTGATGGTATCATTGGAGCAGATGTATTAAAAAAAGTAAAAGGAATAATTGATTACGAAAAAAAATATTTGTACTTAAAAAAATTAGTCTAA